A region of the Denticeps clupeoides chromosome 12, fDenClu1.1, whole genome shotgun sequence genome:
CTCGGTGCCAGTGACGGGACACCTTCCAAGGTCTTGTGGTGTCCGTGCCGGAGTAGTTCAGATCTGTTTAGGTGGCACGTGAGGAACAACAATATTAGCcgagtggttttaatgttgcttTTCCGCACGATTTCATGGACAAGTTCACCCTATCTCTAACATGACAGACTTTCAGTAATCTTCCAATCACGGCCCGTTAGGGGTGGGGTACCGCCTGTGCCCGTAAGAACAGCGTCCATGCCAAGGCTcaggaaattaaaaatgatCTGAGGCAATACGAAAGCAAAGTCACGTGGCCTCAACGTCGCTTTAATAAACCGGAGAGGGTGTCAGACACGAATGATTAGTGGCGAAAAGCATTTCACCTCATCTACTTTACCGGTCATAAAGCGAGATCGTtgtgttttttctcttctccataTTTCAGTCTGGCCCCTACAGATGCAGTGTTACCACTGCGAGGAGACCCTGCTGAACAACGACTGCTCAGCACCCAAGTTCATTGTCAACTGCACGGCCAACATCCAAACCGGCTGTCAGAAAGAGGTGATGGTGGGGGCAAACGGTGAGCGGTGGTGATCAGCCATTCGTAATGTCATCTAGATGAAATCGGAATTAACCAGACGCACACTCTCTTAAACGCTGCTGGCCTCCGGAGGGAAGCTCTGGCTTTCAGGTTGATCAAACTCTCAGGAATTTTGGTGGCGCTCATAATTCACTGCCAATTAATAACATAATGAGCTATTGAATTACAGCAATTATAAAGCAATCTAGTCAGTGGGTGAGTTGGTTTCTACTCTGCTTGTCGCAGTGATATAATTTAAtccaattaaacaaaatgagatgcccccccccccccccaactctcAGGCCTGATGTATATTTAGATTCTCGCCTCTTTTTCTCTCCGCCAGGGGTCTCGTATCGTAAGGCCTGTGCGTCCTACACCACATGTCTGATCGTGTCGGCGGGGTACCAGTCCTTCTGCTCCCCGGGGCGTGTGGGTTCTGTCTGCATCAGCTGCTGCAACACGCCTCTCTGCAACGGCCCGCGCCCCCCCCACGCCAACCGTGCACCTCGCCAACGCCCACTCCGTCCCACGCACCTCCTGCTCCTCACAGCTACTACAGGAGTTCTGCCCTCCATCCTGCTGTGATGCCCACAGAGAGCCAAGCGAGAGGAAGAAACGGAGCTTTACTTTCCATAGCATGATCCTTCAAAACTGATTCTGTTGGGCCGAAAGTCATCTGTtcgtttttttcctttcagCCCTGGCCTGGAGCCCTTAAAAAGTCAAGGTTGCTCAGTAGACCGTCTAGGAGCACGATTGGTTTGTGGGTTGTGAAGAGCGCTGGTTTGGACACGTTGTCATTGTCGCTTATGTCTGCAGCTGAGAGAACCATTCCGTCACCCCCACCAGAACCACTCGAGATTCATGAGCTGGAAAAAATGATTGGTAGAGGAGCCATGTGCTAGACCTCCACTGTCTGGACTCATACAGaagaaatgtaaaagtaaattggAAAAGTGCTTTCAGTGGTGGGTGAGGCTGTGAGCTCGGTGTTCCTTCTCTATTTACTCCCTTAGGGCCTAACTTCAGTCATAATGTTGCTTGAAACTCGTCAGTTTAATTGATTTTTGGGTGGGAGGAGAACCTGATGGGGGACTGTTTTTGTGTCCATTATTTGCTTGTGTGACGGTTACTTTAAggaacaaaataatgaaaaacgTGTTTTGCCGTAGGCTGACAATGTATTATCAACATCATTTCTTTTGCAACAGTGCATTGTGAAATAAAACCATATATATTAGTTTTGCACGCTTGTGACCAATCGTAATCATAGCACACCATGAGTAATCCTTCCTCCACACTTCGTGTTGAACCCGCACCGCTGCACGTTCCTATTTTACTACCCACGTTGGCCGTTTTTAATACGTCATTTGGCAACTTGGCTTTGTTGTTTTTCGGGATGAGTAAcgttttgggatttttttttctccgttctTTTTGTTCCCAGACCTGATTCACCCTTTATGACTGAGGATCCTCGACGCACATTCTGTGCAGCACTGTACTGCCCCCCACTGGTCCCCGGCAGTATTACAAAAGGCCTGTGTTGCAATACAGAGGTCCAGACAAGGGGACCTATAATTTACTGCATTCCCAGCATCCTTTAGTTCCCCTTGTAACAGACTGCACAAGGTATTCTGTAACATTCCCAACCACAGGGAGTAAAAATGCCAGTTTCAAGGGATGCTGGGTATGAATtatcagtcatttttttcagcatttgagTCAGAGCTCAATTTCACACTGCAGCTCCCCTCCGGCATGACCGGCACCTTTAACTAGATGGCATTAGTATGATTTGTGCTGCCGCTCCAGTTGACAGTGTTACTAACTGTTAATGTTACTAACTGATAATAACATGGTCTGGTCAAGTCAGAATACTGTTTTACAAAGACTAGTGTAAAGCTACAGCTAATTCTAAGATAGAATAGGAACGCTGGGTGTGGATAACAGAAGACTTGCATTTTCTATTGAAAGAAGATCTAGATCAGGCACTTATTttgattgtcactttttttttttatccttctcaGGCTTTCTGGTATTAAGGCAGATGGATTCATAAGCCTAAAAATCCATTATTAAATCTATTAGGGGTGTGTTataaccccccacccccccattgGTTTTGACAGCTGAGGTAGTACAACACAGTATAACTTTAACCAGACCGAGGCTTGGCTCAGACGTCTTTGTGCATCCAGAATATGGGCATTCCTTTAGCATCTCTGTATGGAGTCTCAAGAAGCGTCTGAGCCACAGGAGACCACGATGATGTCTGGGGGGAGGTAGCATTAGAAAGAGGAGGGAAAAGTGGGACagaaggaggtggtggtggtggtggtggtggaggaggagggacagagggacataAGGCAGGAGATGCTGGTGGAGGAACTATTGCAGTAATTTGCTCTTCTTGCTTCATTGGCGTCGGCCTGCAGAACTTGTACAGCACCTCGGTGGGCATGATGGACGCCAGGGTGCCCACATTTTGAACCGGTGCTGACAGGACGAAGCCCAGATGGGCATAGAAGTGCTGCTTGTCGTGGGTGGTGAGGCAGAGTCGTGTGTAACCCCTCTTGCGGGCGTAGGCCTCCACCCCTTCCATTAGGACGCGCCCGTATCCCTTTCCTCGCTCGGTGCTGAGCACCACCACCGACTCCACAAACAGACTCCGGCTCCCTAACACGCGCGAGACACGAGCGTGGCCCAGGACCGAGTCCTCCACACCCGGCcggcgcagcagcagcagcagacacgCCGGGAGGCCCGCGCAGGACTGGCGCAGAGAATGGAGGCGGGCGCCGGGACTGCGGCTCCACTGGGCGTTCAGAAGATCCGCGCACCGGTCGGTCAGCTCCCAGCGCTCGTGCAGGGGGACCACGCACAACTCCCCGTCACACCTGGTggacacagtacacacacacagaataacgCTCACGTCCTCTCCTTCCGGTGTGGTCTCCAGAGCTACAGACCAACACCAATCACAACAAGTAAAAAGgtaatgagggtggtagtagcctagtgggtaaccagaagacccaggttcaaatcccacctactaccatggtgcccctgagcaagacacttaaccctgagtgtctccagggggggactactgtccctgtaactactggtcgtaagttgctctggataagggcgtctgcgaaatgctgtaaatgtatgaaattaaaaatgtctctgtggctCTTATTTTGGCTTTAACGTGGAGGGCTGGTGACCCCGTACGCGCCCGGCAGAAAGCCGCGACTCCCGCCCCGTGGAGATACGTACATGGTCCTGCCGCACGGAGCGTCCGCTGCTGCTACCACGCGGCTCGTTCTCAACCCACGAAGCCTCGCGTCCGGCGTGCAACGTGCGTGGAAACGATGGCGGCAGCTGCCACGCTTTCCGCGGCCGCCCTAACGCCTTCCATTCGCGGCGCAAGAAAAGGGGCGAGAGGAAGCTTTTCTAGAAAAACCACCACGCCACCTGGCGGACGGAGGACTGAACAATCAGAGCCTATTTACCGGTTACACACGAACAGAAAGCGACCTCTCGCTGTTACTGTTTATACAACGTTTGCGAAATTACACTTTAGACTTAGTAATTcttttttgtaatatattattCAGATTTTGGtcttgttgctaagcaacgtccATCGGTGGGCAGGAAGGAGGTTATAATGACACACACCAAGACACTATTACATAACTTATTGTGGTCCGGGCTTACAAAAGCTTTGCAaattcagacattttaataCCCCATTCTCAAAATATGGCTTCTATGATCAACCTTGAAAATACGCATCAGACAACATTCTCTTGATTTACAGTGTTTATTGTAACAAATTTTAATTCTTACATTAATTTAGCAGAATTACATCAGCAGTCCccggaaaaaagcaaaaaaataaaataataaatttcaCAGTATAAGATATGCATTCTGAAAGTTAGTCTACTGCAAATTAGTCACTTATTACTTATCGTTTGGTAAACTTGTACTTGGCACTAGGAAATAAAGCCTTACGATgcaagagggaaaaaaaaaaaaaaaacttctttctATGACCCCttaacaaatgtattttatatccTGTGTTTGAGCATAAATACAAATGCTTGAAAATATAATGGCATTAGACTTAGAAATAGGGGAGCAAAGATATTAAGTAGAAGTGAAGAGAACTAAAACCAATATTCCTGGAATGCATTAATTCACATTAGAatggtcaaaaaaataaaaatttttctttttaaaattaagaaaaatctGTGCTACTGTGTGGGTTTACATTGAATTCTTACACTTCTTTGATGTCTGCAGATTCAAAAGCATGTAGGGTAAAACAGGAGGAAAGTCATTGTTCTCCATTCTGTATTTCTAGATTTAGAATAACTAAAAGGAGATATTTAAGcacagagcaaaataaaaaaggtctgGTAAAATTACACTTTCTCTAGCACAAAAACGGCACCATGGAAATTGTCACAGTAACCACAAAAAGTGGTAAATCTGTAAATTAGACAATTTATGAAGGAAATCGATTTATggcatttcttaaaaaaaaaaaataaaaatcatcttGTTGGGTTAAGCTCTGCACAAATCCAAGTGCAAGCTGTTGTGAGCATAGAAGATTAACatacatattaaataaataaattctcagccaaaaaaaaaaaaaaaaaaagatgacaacaTATATCTTAAGGAAGGATAATTGttgtaaatatttgtttaaaGATGGCCATAGAAAACGAAGTAGTAGGAAACATTAAATGGTAAATATGAACTTATTCTTCAGAATTTGCGAAAGCAGCTAATCTACTTGGCTATTTCTACTGAAGTTGTTTAAGAGTTCAGGTGGATAATAGGCAATGGTCCAAAGATTTATCAGTTCAAGTCATGGATTTGCATTCAATCTGTTTATGATATTTACAATGGCAAAGAGGATCAATGAGCCTCCATCGTTTAAGAAATAATCCTTTCCCCAATCAAATTATAAGCAAATCCAGTTTTTGAGGCATTGACTTGATACTAAGAACTCAATAAAAAGAGGGGAGGGGCGGGTCTTAACAGCTTGTCTGAAGTACAACACCATTCCTTCAAAATAACTTTTAAATCCTGCAACACAGGGACCTTCACACTATTACGCCTGATCTCAAAGATAAACTTTTCAAAttacaaatggaagaaaaaataaaataaaatcaaaatctAGATTTTAATGAAGCAGTTTAAGTGATTGCACCAGACACAAGCCTGATGAGACACATCAGATGTTTATTCATTGTGCTTTTAAGTTGCTTtacttcttctctttcttcttgtcctgcaacaaagcaaaaaataaattaaataaaattaaaaaaatagaattagCAAGTTTGATTAATTTAGTCACCAACAGACCTTTTCATTCATTGCCAGAATCACCATTAGCTTCCTGAAGATGGTCACAAAGTCAAGGAAGAGATCAACACAGTGCCTGTGGAAACCAGATGCAGTTAtatacagaaacaaaaaacagaacagggACATTTTAGGGACATTTTATGCAGGGACATTATATGCAAATCA
Encoded here:
- the LOC114800677 gene encoding ly6/PLAUR domain-containing protein 1-like; its protein translation is MRPFLVLASLYGCVLSSVWPLQMQCYHCEETLLNNDCSAPKFIVNCTANIQTGCQKEVMVGANGVSYRKACASYTTCLIVSAGYQSFCSPGRVGSVCISCCNTPLCNGPRPPHANRAPRQRPLRPTHLLLLTATTGVLPSILL
- the naa80 gene encoding N-alpha-acetyltransferase 80, coding for MCDGELCVVPLHERWELTDRCADLLNAQWSRSPGARLHSLRQSCAGLPACLLLLLRRPGVEDSVLGHARVSRVLGSRSLFVESVVVLSTERGKGYGRVLMEGVEAYARKRGYTRLCLTTHDKQHFYAHLGFVLSAPVQNVGTLASIMPTEVLYKFCRPTPMKQEEQITAIVPPPASPALCPSVPPPPPPPPPPPPSVPLFPPLSNATSPQTSSWSPVAQTLLETPYRDAKGMPIFWMHKDV